The window aagagaaaaatagagagagtaagagaaaatacaCAGTGAGGAAGAGAGCaatgagtgaaaagaaaaagagagcttTTTTTTACTCAAGTTATATCTCTaagtgttgtaatctctattttatataatGAAATTATTCGGAATTTGTCCAgtggtttttcccttcaaggagaaagggttttcacgtaaatctttgtgtttttgtgtagtTGTGCTTCCGCTGTGCTTGCTAAAATTTATTCAcagtaatataaaatttttcccaACAGTTATACTGTCGAttgtcaaaaaacaaaaacccctatattaattaaatatgcatttttttttataatttataaatatatagttgctTTGCCACATGGATTAATTGAAATACGAAAGAGGTGCTTAACAAATGCCAACATTTTCTATATTCCAAATCCTCCAAAAAAGAGTTACATAAGAACCCGTTTTATTTGTTCTAGTTATGATTGTAATGAGATAAACAGAGCAATATATCTAGTGCTTCATAGCACTTACAATTACTTTTTCTAATTGAAAATTTAGAATTCTTTCTGAAGATATTTTACCACTTTCTTGTCGAGTTGGAAGGCCTTGGTCAGAACATCAGGATTAATGGGAGGATTGGATCCAAAAACAGCATTTGCTATTGTGATTGCACCTGCATTTTGGCTGCTTAAACCAGAAATGGCAATTGCATTGGTTTTTCCCACATTGACTTGAAAGTGAATGAGACCAACTGGAAAGACAAAAACATCTCCTTTGTTTAGGGTTTTGGTGAAGAGGCGATTATCTGTGTTGGATGTTACAAAACCAACGAAGAGAGTACCCTCCAAGACTACTAGGATTTCAGTGCCGCGAGGGTGAGTGTGGGGAGGATTTTGTCCATATGGTGCAAAGTCGATTCGCGCAAGGGATATGCCAAGAGTATTGAGGCCTGGAAATGTGTCCACGTTCACATTAGTGACGTTTGACCCAACCTTATTATATGTATTCCCAGGAATGTTCAATCCAGCAAAGTAGAAATCATTAGCTGTGACAAGCTTTGGATCCTTGCAGAACTTTCCATTA of the Quercus robur chromosome 10, dhQueRobu3.1, whole genome shotgun sequence genome contains:
- the LOC126704432 gene encoding germin-like protein subfamily 1 member 14 isoform X4 yields the protein MRKAYLVTVTLFALAFSLASASDPAPLQDFCVALKDYSDKSAVFVNGKFCKDPKLVTANDFYFAGLNIPGNTYNKVGSNVTNVNVDTFPGLNTLGISLARIDFAPYGQNPPHTHPRGTEILVVLEGTLFVGFVTSNTDNRLFTKTLNKGDVFVFPVGLIHFQVNVGKTNAIAISGLSSQNAGAITIANAVFGSNPPINPDVLTKAFQLDKKVVKYLQKEF